A stretch of Usitatibacter palustris DNA encodes these proteins:
- a CDS encoding DUF3303 domain-containing protein: protein MAQWSDLVDFEVHPVMTSQEATQRMAPKAET, encoded by the coding sequence ATGGCCCAATGGTCTGACCTCGTGGATTTCGAGGTTCATCCCGTCATGACTTCCCAGGAAGCGACGCAGCGAATGGCACCGAAGGCGGAGACGTGA